The Buchnera aphidicola (Cavariella theobaldi) DNA window AATTTTTCGAGGCGTTTTTGAGATAAAATATCAATATTAGGCAATTGTACTTCTGGAATAGAATGCTTAGTTATTCTCTCTATATTACGTAACAAACGTCGTTCACGATATTCTACAAACAACAACGCTCGACCTGCTCGACCTGCTCGACCTGTTCGACCTATTCTATGTACATATGATTCAGCATCCATGGGAATATCATAATTAATCACAAAACTAATCCGATCTACATCCAAACCTCTAGCAGCAACATCTGTGGCAATCAATATATCTAAACGACCGTTTTTTAATCTATCTAATGTTTGTTCTCGTAATGATTGATTCATATCTCCATTTAATGCGGCACTATTATAACCATTATGTTCTAATGCTTCAGAGACTTCTAAGGTTGCATTCTTTGTTCTTACAAAAATAATAGTAGCCGAAAAATCTTCCACTTCTAAAAAACGAATTAAAGCATCAGTCTTTTTACCATGCACCATCCAATGACTTTGTTTTATATCTGGTCGTGTTGTTATATTAGATTGTATTTTAATTTCTTTTGGATTTTTCATAAATCGTTTAGAAATACGACGTATGGCTTCTGGCATCGTAGCTGAAAATAATGCTGTTTGATGTTCTTTGGGGATTTGTGCTAATATATTTTCTACATCTTCTATAAAACCCATACGTAACATTTCATCAGCTTCATCTAAAACTAATCCATGTAAATTTGAAAGATTCAGAGTACCTCTTTTTAAATGATCTAATAATCTTCCAGGAGTACCTACAACAATTTGCGGACCTTGACGCAGTGCTCTCAATTGTAATTCGTATCTTTGGCCACCATATAAAGGCAGCACTTTAATTCCCACAATATATTTTGAGAAAGATGCAAAAGCTTCTGCCACTTGTACTGCTAACTCTCTTGTAGGAGCTAATACTAATATTTGCGGTGCTTTTAAGCTAATATTTAAATTATGTAATAAAGGTAGAGAAAAAGCAGCTGTTTTTCCACTACCTGTTTGCGCCATACCCAGTACATCTTGTCCTTTTAATAGAAGAGGAATACAAGACGATTGGATAGGAGATGGTTTAACATATCCCATTTCAGTTAAAGATTGAATTAAAAATGGATTTAAACCAAGTGAAGAAAATGTGCTTTCAATATGAGTCATTCAGTAGATATGCCTTTTTAGTTACAGTGGCCAGTCTACATAGCTAATGATGAAAATATTTATTTATTCTCATGGAAAGGTGTGAACCGGCTCAAATTATATGATGTAATAAATAAAAAAATTAATGATTCGATCAATATCAAAATTAATTTTGATATTTATTAATGATTGCTAATGAATTTTTAGATATATAATATATATTACTAAAAAATCACATTAGCAATGAATTAAAATTTATTTTTTTAAAATATATATATGATAATACAGTAGAATTTTAAAAAATTAATTTTATATTGCTTGTATTATTCAAATGGTACTATTTGATGAGATATAAATCTATATTTTATTGAAAGAATTATATTATATATTAAATTATATCAGATAATAGTATTTTTGATAGATTTATTATGCTTGATAGTATGTTCTACTTCTTTCATACTTAATCTTAAACGATTTTGACGATCTATTTCCAATACTTTTACAAGCACTACTTGGTCAAGATGTAAATGATTAATAACTTTATCAACTCTTTTATCAGAAATTTGTGAAATATGCACTAAACCTTCTTTTCCAAAACCAATAGAAATAAAAGCTCCAAAATCAACAATTCTTGTTACCTTACCAGAATAAATTTGACCAATTTCAATATCTGCTGTAATTTCTTCAATTCTACGAATTGCATTTTTTACTTTCTCTCCAATCGTAGCAGATATTTTTACTGTGCCATCATCTTCTATTTCGATAACAGTTCCTGTTTCTTCCGTTAACATACGAATAACAGACCCTCCTTTACCTATAACATCTTTAATTTTTTCAGGGTTAATTTTAATTGTATGAATACGCGGTGCGAATGCAGAAATGTCTTTTTTTGGTGTGCTCAATGCTTTTTTCATGACATTCAAGATATGTAATCGAGCTGATTTAGCTTGATTTAAGGCTAGCTTCATAATTTCGCTAGTAATTCCTTCTATTTTAATATCCATTTGTAATGCTGTAATTCCATCTTCTGTGCCAGACACTTTAAAATCCATATCTCCTAAATGATCTTCATCACCCAATATATCTGATAACAATACATATGTATCACCTTCTTTTACTAAACCCATAGATATTCCCGCTACAGCTGCTTTTATAGGTACACCAGCATCCATTAGCGCTAAAGAAGCTCCACATACAGAAGCCATAGAAGAGGAACCATTTGATTCAGTGATTTCAGAAACAATTCTAATAGTATAAGGGAAATCATCTAATGTAGGCATTACAGCTAACAAACTTCTCTTCGCTAATCGGCCATGTCCTACTTCTCGTCTTTTTGGTGAGCCTATAGTTCCTATCTCTCCGACAGAATAAGGGGGGAAATTATAATGAAATAAAAAATTATCTGTTCTATCTCCTAACAACTCATCTAAATTTTGTGCATCTCGAGATGTTCCTAAAGTAACAGATACTAAAGATTGAGTTTCACCTCTAGTAAACAACGCGGAACCATGCGTACGAGGCAAAATCCCTGTTCGTACATCTAAAGCACGAATCATATCTTTTTCACGCCCATCAATACGATTTTCATTATTTAATATACGTTTACGAACAATTTTTTTTTCAATTTCATGAAAAATATCTTCAATGTCTGTTATATTAATATTATCATGATCATTAATGAGTAATTCAATTAATTCCTCTCTAATAATATTTAATTTTTCACATCTTTCTTGCTTATTTAAAATAGAATAAGCGGCACTGATTTTCGATTGAGACAATATGACAATTTTTTGTTCCAGCCCTTTGTTTATTTCAGGATAAGAAACTACCCAAGGTAATTTTCTAGCTTCATTAGATAATGAACGAATATTATCAATGACAACTTTTTGTTGTTGATGACCAAACATAATCGCATTAAGAATTTGTTTTTCATTCATAATATTGGATTCAGCTTCTACCATCAGAACAGCATTATGAGTCCCGGAAATTACCAAATCTAAAGAACTCAATTTCATATCATCACTAGTAGGATTCAATACATATTGATGATTAATATAGCCTACTCTTGCAGCTCCTATAGGGCCGTAAAAGGGTATGCCCGATAAACTAAGAGCAGCTGACGCACCAATAATAGAAATTATATCTGGATTAATTTGAGGGTTAACTGAAACCACGGTAGCTATAATTTGAATTTCGTTTAAAAAACCTTTTGGAAAAAGAGGTCTAATAGGTCTGTCAATCAATCTTGCTATTAATATTTCATTCTCACTAGGACGACCTTCCCTTCTAAAAAAACCACCAGGTATACGACCTGCTGCATATGTACGTTCTTGATAATTTACAGTTAAAGGAAAAAATTTTTGTCCAATATGTATTTTTTTTTGCCCAACAACAGTAATAAATACAGCAGTATCATCCATACTAGCCATAACAGCTGATGTAGCTTGCCTGGCCATTATACCAGTTTCTAAAGTAATAGTGTGTTGACCATATTGAAATTTACGTACAATAGGATTAAGCAAAATAATATCCTTAAAAAAATTATTTTAATGAATTTACATTCATAAATTGGTTATTGTTACTAACAATCTTATATTCATAAAATATAAATATAATTATTTATCATGTATAAGATAAAATTATATTTTTAATATTAATTTACTTAAATAAAACATGCAAAAAAAAGGGCTAATAAAGCCCTTTATAAAAAATATAGAATTAGCTTGTATATCAATATATATATTAAAATTCTGTCATAAATACTTCTAAGTAGATGATTTATCGTCTTAAATTTAAATGTTCAATTAACATAGTGTAACGACATATTTTTTTACGCTTTAAATAATCTAATAATTTACGACGATTTGAAACCATACGCAAAAGCCCCCTGCGACTACCATGATCTTTCGTATGTTGAGAAAAATGCTCTTGTAAATCATTAATTTGATGTGTTAATAATGCAATTTGTACTTCTGTCATACCAGTATCTTTATTATTTTTACCATATTTTAAAATAATTTTTTTCCTATCTATCATACTAAGAGACATATAAAACCCCATATGTTTTACATTAAAATTAAATATTATTTCATATAGTAAAATTACTTGAAAATCATATCATGCCCATCTTTATTTTAAAAGCGAATACATTACCCCTGCATAGTAGAAACTAAACGATGTGGTATTACAAAATTTTCACTATTAATTTTACCTAAACCCAAAAATTTTCGTGTTTCTGTATCTATTACTCTAACTAAACTATTTTTAATATCACATATAAAACAAACTTTCTGACCTAATTGAAAACACAATGTTTGCTGAATAGAAAAAAATATTTTAGGTAAAAAAGATACAGGACTATCAATTGGCATTAAAAATTGATCTAATTTTTTGAATATATCAATATTATAGATATCATTCCTATTAAAAGATTTGTATAAATCTATCATATTGACTAATTGAGAATGAATATAGGAAGCTACTTGTAAACGGCGTAAAAACGTTATATGAGCGCCACAACCTAATTTTTCCCCTAAATCCTCTATGAGAGTGCGAATATAAGTACCTTTTGAACAATGTACATAAAGCTCAATTACATTATTTGCATAATTAATCAAATCAATTTTATATATAAATATTTTTCTCATCTTCCGATTGATTGTTAATCCCTGTCTTGCATATTTGTATAACGGTTTACCATGATATTTAATAGCAGAGTACATCGAAGGAATCTGATCAATTAATCCAGTTAATTCATTTATAGATGCATGAAGTTGTATAAGTGAAAAAGATACAGAACGCTTTTCTAATAGCGCACCGCACGAATCAGATGTAGTAGTTTTTTCGCCTAGTTTTGCAACTACATGATATTTTTTTTGAGAATCAGTTAAATAGTGGGAAAATTTTGTAGTTTCTCCAAAACAAATAGGCAACATTCCAGTGGCTAATGGATCTAAAGTACCAGTATATCCAGCTTTTTTAGCATGAAAAATACGTTTTACTTTTTGTAAAATATAATTAGAAGACACTCCTTTAGGCTTATCCAATAATAATAATCCATGAACGTTTCGCTTTTTAAAAAAAAACATCTATATATCCTTGATATAATTTATAAACATACTGTATTTTTTTTTATTATATTAGCTAATATCATAGATATCTTATCAGCTTTTACAAACGAATCATCATGATGAAAAACAATATTCGGGATAATACGTAATCGTGTTTGTTTGCATAATAATTTACGAATATAACTGACTGCTTTATTTAATATGATCAAAATTTTTTTTATTTCATTTTTTTTATTATTTTGTAAAAAACTTACAAACACTTGAGCATAAGATAAATCTTTTGATAGCTTAACTTCTGATACTGTTATAAATGTATTAATACGTGGATCATTTAATGAATATTGTATAATAACAGCAATTTTTTTCTGTAATTCTTGAG harbors:
- a CDS encoding DEAD/DEAH family ATP-dependent RNA helicase; amino-acid sequence: MTHIESTFSSLGLNPFLIQSLTEMGYVKPSPIQSSCIPLLLKGQDVLGMAQTGSGKTAAFSLPLLHNLNISLKAPQILVLAPTRELAVQVAEAFASFSKYIVGIKVLPLYGGQRYELQLRALRQGPQIVVGTPGRLLDHLKRGTLNLSNLHGLVLDEADEMLRMGFIEDVENILAQIPKEHQTALFSATMPEAIRRISKRFMKNPKEIKIQSNITTRPDIKQSHWMVHGKKTDALIRFLEVEDFSATIIFVRTKNATLEVSEALEHNGYNSAALNGDMNQSLREQTLDRLKNGRLDILIATDVAARGLDVDRISFVINYDIPMDAESYVHRIGRTGRAGRAGRALLFVEYRERRLLRNIERITKHSIPEVQLPNIDILSQKRLEKFSKKVQQQLESRDLEQYSALLDKLYITDDLDIKILAAALLKMAQGERPLIIKKDLLHRSSREYINKDNYKRDDVRNNKMRRERRDIKNTDIYRIEVGRNDGVEVRHIVGAIANEGDISSRYIGNIRLFSTYSTIEIPKRVSRDLLKNCIRTRILNKPINMHLFNDTQSYNGKTVRRVFMNKDKTNVRRLSEYNTKRSNVLKK
- the pnp gene encoding polyribonucleotide nucleotidyltransferase, which gives rise to MLNPIVRKFQYGQHTITLETGIMARQATSAVMASMDDTAVFITVVGQKKIHIGQKFFPLTVNYQERTYAAGRIPGGFFRREGRPSENEILIARLIDRPIRPLFPKGFLNEIQIIATVVSVNPQINPDIISIIGASAALSLSGIPFYGPIGAARVGYINHQYVLNPTSDDMKLSSLDLVISGTHNAVLMVEAESNIMNEKQILNAIMFGHQQQKVVIDNIRSLSNEARKLPWVVSYPEINKGLEQKIVILSQSKISAAYSILNKQERCEKLNIIREELIELLINDHDNINITDIEDIFHEIEKKIVRKRILNNENRIDGREKDMIRALDVRTGILPRTHGSALFTRGETQSLVSVTLGTSRDAQNLDELLGDRTDNFLFHYNFPPYSVGEIGTIGSPKRREVGHGRLAKRSLLAVMPTLDDFPYTIRIVSEITESNGSSSMASVCGASLALMDAGVPIKAAVAGISMGLVKEGDTYVLLSDILGDEDHLGDMDFKVSGTEDGITALQMDIKIEGITSEIMKLALNQAKSARLHILNVMKKALSTPKKDISAFAPRIHTIKINPEKIKDVIGKGGSVIRMLTEETGTVIEIEDDGTVKISATIGEKVKNAIRRIEEITADIEIGQIYSGKVTRIVDFGAFISIGFGKEGLVHISQISDKRVDKVINHLHLDQVVLVKVLEIDRQNRLRLSMKEVEHTIKHNKSIKNTII
- the rpsO gene encoding 30S ribosomal protein S15, with protein sequence MSLSMIDRKKIILKYGKNNKDTGMTEVQIALLTHQINDLQEHFSQHTKDHGSRRGLLRMVSNRRKLLDYLKRKKICRYTMLIEHLNLRR
- the truB gene encoding tRNA pseudouridine(55) synthase TruB translates to MFFFKKRNVHGLLLLDKPKGVSSNYILQKVKRIFHAKKAGYTGTLDPLATGMLPICFGETTKFSHYLTDSQKKYHVVAKLGEKTTTSDSCGALLEKRSVSFSLIQLHASINELTGLIDQIPSMYSAIKYHGKPLYKYARQGLTINRKMRKIFIYKIDLINYANNVIELYVHCSKGTYIRTLIEDLGEKLGCGAHITFLRRLQVASYIHSQLVNMIDLYKSFNRNDIYNIDIFKKLDQFLMPIDSPVSFLPKIFFSIQQTLCFQLGQKVCFICDIKNSLVRVIDTETRKFLGLGKINSENFVIPHRLVSTMQG
- the rbfA gene encoding 30S ribosome-binding factor RbfA, producing the protein MEKLFNRASRISQELQKKIAVIIQYSLNDPRINTFITVSEVKLSKDLSYAQVFVSFLQNNKKNEIKKILIILNKAVSYIRKLLCKQTRLRIIPNIVFHHDDSFVKADKISMILANIIKKNTVCL